In Arachis hypogaea cultivar Tifrunner chromosome 2, arahy.Tifrunner.gnm2.J5K5, whole genome shotgun sequence, a genomic segment contains:
- the LOC112749041 gene encoding serine/threonine-protein kinase BSK6: MGARCSKFSFCWFHSNLKPCVLESPDQENGVKSEKELCEFKLEELKGATNGFSSENIVSEHGEKAPNVVYKGKLQNGSSIAIKRFNKFAWPDSRQFLEEARQVGSLRSERLANLIGYCYEGEERLLVAEFMPHETLAKHLFHWEREPMKWAMRLRVAFYLAQGLEYCTSKGRGLYHDLNAYRILFDQDGNPRLSCFGLMKNSRDGKSYSTNLAFTPPEYLRTGRVTPESVVYSFGTLLLDLLSGKHIPPSHALDLIRGKNFLMLMDSALEGHFSKDDGTELVRLASRCLQYEPRERPNAKSLVASLISLHKQSEVPSYVLMGLKHETTLSSTKQLALTPFGEACLRVDLTAIHEILEKIGYKDDEGISNELSFQLWTSQMQETLNLKKHGDTAFRAKDFATAINCYTQFIDGGTMVSPTVYARRCLSYLMKEKGEEALEDAMQAQTVSPQWLTALYLQAACLFTLGMDNDAQQTLNHATNMEPKTNKI, translated from the exons ATGGGAGCTCGTTGCTCCAAATTCTCTTTTTGCTGGTTCCACTCGAACCTCAAACCATGTGTCCTTGAATCCCCCGACCAAG AAAATGGTGTAAAGAGTGAAAAGGAGTTGTGTGAGTTCAAGTTGGAGGAACTGAAGGGTGCAACAAACGGTTTCAGTTCGGAGAACATAGTGTCTGAGCATGGAGAGAAGGCTCCTAATGTGGTCTACAAAGGGAAGCTTCAAAATGGAAGTTCCATCGCCATTAAACGCTTCAACAAGTTTGCTTGGCCCGATTCTCGCCAATTCCTT GAAGAAGCAAGGCAAGTGGGGAGCCTTAGAAGTGAACGTTTGGCGAATTTGATTGGTTATTGCTATGAAGGGGAAGAGAGGCTTCTAGTGGCTGAGTTCATGCCCCATGAAACACTTGCCAAACATCTCTTTCATT GGGAGAGAGAGCCAATGAAATGGGCAATGAGGTTGAGAGTGGCATTCTACTTAGCTCAAGGTCTAGAGTATTGCACAAGTAAAGGAAGGGGTTTGTATCATGATCTGAATGCCTATAGAATCTTGTTTGACCAGGATGGTAATCCTAGGTTGTCTTGCTTTGGcctcatgaagaacagcagagatGGCAAGAGTTACAGCACTAATTTGGCTTTCACCCCTCCTGAGTATCTAAGGACTG GGAGAGTGACCCCAGAGAGTGTGGTTTATAGTTTCGGAACATTGTTGCTTGATCTCTTGAGTGGTAAACATATTCCCCCAAGCCAT GCACTTGACCTTATTCGGGGGAAGAATTTCTTGATGTTAATGGATTCAGCGTTGGAGGGTCATTTCTCAAAAGATGATGGAACAGAGTTGGTTCGTTTGGCTTCTCGTTGTTTGCAGTATGAACCTCGTGAGAGGCCAAATGCTAAGTCTCTTGTTGCTTCTCTCATCTCACTTCACAAACAATCAGAG GTTCCCTCATATGTTCTGATGGGTCTGAAGCATGAAACTACATTATCCTCAACAAAGCAATTGGCATTGACACCTTTTGGGGAAGCTTGTTTAAGAGTGGACCTTACTGCCATACATGAAATATTAGAGAAGATTGGTTACAAAGATGATGAAGGAATTTCCAATGAG CTTTCATTTCAATTATGGACCAGTCAAATGCAGGAGACCTTGAATTTGAAGAAGCATGGAGATACTGCTTTTCGAGCAAAGGACTTTGCCACTGCCATTAACTGCTATACTCAA TTCATAGATGGAGGCACAATGGTATCACCAACAGTGTATGCAAGGAGGTGCTTATCATATTTGATGAAAGAGAAAGGGGAAGAAGCATTAGAAGATGCAATGCAAGCCCAAACAGTGTCTCCTCAATGGCTCACTGCTTTGTATCTTCAAGCAGCTTGTCTCTTCACCCTTGGCATGGATAATGATGCTCAACAAACTCTCAACCATGCCACTAATATGGAAcccaaaacaaacaaaatttga
- the LOC112749051 gene encoding uncharacterized protein has product MSSIQMSHVDLEQGRILHHHHHHHSSVTGSDISLCFSDADDGGSCYSHFYSTNGGGSYDEDCCSYGGASNVADGDDDDCSVEIEIESGVPEIKVHLATNNKVESRDCRICHLGLEGDDGNNESGVPIELGCSCKDDLAAAHKNCAEAWFKIKGNRTCEICHTIARNVYSASEDTTEALSDINNNNISVTVGSAASTTISAPSSSSSETRRFWHGHRFLNFLLACMVFAFVISWLFHFNVPSS; this is encoded by the exons ATGTCAAGTATTCAAATGTCTCATGTGGATTTGGAACAAGGAAgaatcctccaccaccaccaccaccaccatagcTCAGTGACTGGGAGTGACATTAGTCTATGCTTCTCTGATGCTGATGATGGAGGCTCATGCTACTCCCATTTCTACTCCACAAATGGTGGTGGATCCTACGATGAAGATTGCTGCTCCTATGGTGGAGCCTCAAATGTTgcagatggtgatgatgatgattgttCAGTTGAGATTGAAATTGAAAGTGGGGTACCTGAGATTAAGGTGCATTTGGCCACAAACAATAAAGTTGAGAGTAGGGATTGCAGGATTTGCCACCTTGGTTTGGAAGGTGATGATGGGAATAATGAATCTGGTGTTCCAATTGAATTGGGTTGTTCTTGTAAAGATGATCTTGCTGCTGCTCACAAGAATTGTGCAGAGGCTTGGTTCAAGATTAAGGGTAATAG GACCTGTGAAATTTGTCATACAATTGCACGGAATGTGTATTCAGCAAGTGAGGACACAACAGAGGCATTGAGTGACATTAACAACAATAATATTAGTGTCACTGTTGGTTCAGCAGCATCCACAACAATCTCAGcaccttcatcatcatcatcagaaactAGAAGATTTTGGCATGGCCATCGTTTCCTCAATTTTCTCCTTGCTTGTATGGTCTTTGCATTTGTCATATCATGGCTTTTTCACTTCAATGTTCCCtcttcttaa